A part of Bacillus thuringiensis genomic DNA contains:
- a CDS encoding S8 family serine peptidase has product MKKTASTLLSMALVFSSFGALSAHAESLQKEKQFSPQLKTTIEQWGENKIAQHVETKTTKEISVIVELQHAPLAAQSNIQHAPDLQNSNAQSYHAQLKKAQEDTTKKIKEKAPGAKIKEVYNTLFSGFSISVPGDQITALASLPEVKAIYPNLTYKLHETSKSTTNEEVPNIGGPTIGAPEAWNLKDPSGKPLDGKGMKVAIIDSGVDYTHPDLKANYIGGYDTVDEDSDPMDGNVHGTHVAGIIAGNGKIKGVAPNASILAYRVMNDGGTGTTEDIIQGIERAIQDGADVLNLSLGQDLNVPDQPVTLTLERAAKLGVTAVVSNGNDGPKPWSVDAPGNASSVISVGASTVSIPFPTFQVAGSSKTYQGLPLSKSDFPIGNDSPLVYVGYGNPSDYAKQDVKGKFALVLQGTSSTLVKAEQAKQAGAIGVLLISIEKEINIMPEYFARESLALPVMQLSNVNGEELKSLITKRKKNIKIGQPVPTELIGNFSSRGPSQGSWLIKPDIVAPGVQITSTVPRGGYESHNGTSMAAPQVAGAVALLRQMHPDWTTEQLKASLANTAKTLKDVNENTYPVMTQGSGLINIPKAVQTNVLVQPNNVSFGLIKPNSGKVKLTQNITLQNLSSKKKSFSTRVELLDANTKTKVKTSVPSSISVQPNSNTEKPFTITVDSSLPQGVYTGNVYVKEQGAKEEIRIPFTFSIDPKDYKRIDGLEIVNSTFSPNGDNILDDNLINYYLVSPVEDVTLHANLVTKERVTYQGIIYQGKNETAGYKPFKWNGTKLDGSPLADGLYQIEAVASNSGGETKQTAAVFIDRTAPKLTHEVDQENLVIRGKVDDILLDWMTESGWVAPGIPVRLQYEINGNGVWEQAFLNPWEKSYDIYFDRTQLQEGKNTIHLVATDAAGNTSNLNIDLEVK; this is encoded by the coding sequence ATGAAAAAAACTGCATCTACACTATTAAGTATGGCGCTCGTCTTTTCAAGTTTTGGAGCTTTAAGCGCACATGCTGAATCGCTGCAAAAGGAGAAGCAATTTAGTCCACAACTAAAAACAACGATTGAACAGTGGGGAGAAAATAAAATTGCTCAACATGTTGAAACAAAAACAACAAAAGAAATATCTGTAATTGTAGAATTACAACATGCTCCTCTTGCTGCGCAAAGTAACATTCAGCATGCTCCAGATTTACAAAATAGTAATGCACAGTCTTATCATGCCCAGCTAAAAAAGGCACAAGAAGATACGACTAAGAAAATAAAAGAAAAAGCACCTGGTGCAAAAATTAAAGAAGTTTATAATACGTTATTTTCTGGTTTCTCAATTTCAGTTCCTGGAGATCAAATTACCGCTCTTGCTTCTTTACCTGAAGTAAAAGCAATCTATCCGAACTTAACATATAAATTGCATGAAACATCAAAAAGTACTACTAACGAAGAAGTACCAAATATCGGCGGACCGACAATTGGTGCACCTGAAGCATGGAATTTAAAAGACCCATCTGGCAAACCGCTTGATGGAAAAGGTATGAAAGTAGCGATTATCGACTCTGGTGTAGACTATACACACCCTGACTTAAAGGCAAATTATATAGGTGGATATGACACTGTCGATGAAGATAGCGATCCAATGGATGGTAACGTACATGGTACTCATGTAGCTGGAATTATTGCTGGTAACGGAAAAATTAAAGGCGTTGCTCCAAATGCTTCTATTCTAGCCTACCGTGTCATGAATGACGGTGGAACTGGTACAACAGAAGATATTATTCAAGGTATTGAACGAGCGATTCAAGATGGTGCTGATGTGCTAAATCTATCCCTTGGACAAGATTTAAATGTACCTGATCAACCTGTAACATTAACGTTAGAACGTGCAGCAAAACTTGGGGTTACTGCAGTCGTTTCCAATGGAAATGATGGGCCAAAACCTTGGTCTGTTGATGCACCTGGAAATGCGAGCAGCGTTATATCAGTTGGAGCATCTACTGTTTCTATCCCGTTTCCAACATTCCAAGTAGCTGGTTCCAGCAAAACATATCAAGGGTTACCGTTATCAAAATCAGATTTCCCAATAGGAAATGATTCTCCACTTGTATATGTTGGCTATGGTAATCCAAGCGATTATGCAAAACAAGATGTGAAAGGAAAATTTGCACTTGTTTTACAAGGTACTTCTAGTACGTTAGTAAAAGCTGAACAAGCGAAGCAAGCCGGTGCAATTGGTGTACTATTAATTTCTATAGAAAAAGAAATCAATATTATGCCTGAATACTTTGCACGTGAAAGCCTAGCCCTTCCAGTTATGCAATTATCAAATGTAAATGGTGAAGAGTTGAAAAGCTTAATTACAAAGCGCAAGAAAAATATAAAAATTGGACAACCCGTTCCGACTGAATTAATTGGCAACTTTAGTTCCAGAGGTCCGTCACAAGGAAGTTGGCTTATAAAACCAGATATCGTTGCACCTGGAGTACAAATTACTAGTACAGTACCACGAGGCGGCTATGAATCTCATAACGGAACCAGTATGGCTGCGCCTCAAGTAGCTGGAGCGGTTGCTCTATTACGCCAAATGCATCCTGATTGGACAACGGAACAATTAAAAGCATCCCTTGCCAATACAGCAAAAACTTTAAAAGATGTTAATGAAAATACGTATCCTGTTATGACACAAGGATCTGGCTTAATTAACATTCCAAAAGCTGTTCAAACAAATGTATTAGTACAGCCTAACAATGTCAGCTTCGGTCTTATAAAGCCAAATAGTGGCAAAGTAAAACTGACGCAAAATATTACGTTACAAAATCTTTCTAGTAAAAAGAAAAGCTTTTCAACTCGTGTAGAATTACTAGATGCAAACACAAAAACCAAAGTAAAAACTTCTGTTCCTTCATCGATTAGCGTACAGCCAAATAGTAATACAGAAAAGCCATTTACTATCACTGTCGATAGTTCACTACCACAAGGTGTGTATACTGGGAATGTATATGTAAAAGAGCAGGGAGCGAAAGAAGAAATTCGAATTCCATTTACATTTAGTATCGACCCTAAAGATTATAAACGTATTGATGGTCTCGAAATTGTGAATTCTACTTTTAGTCCAAACGGGGATAACATATTAGATGATAATCTCATCAACTACTATTTAGTTTCTCCTGTTGAAGATGTAACGTTACACGCTAACTTAGTTACAAAAGAACGTGTGACATACCAAGGAATAATTTATCAAGGAAAAAATGAAACAGCAGGTTATAAACCTTTCAAATGGAATGGTACAAAATTAGATGGATCACCACTAGCGGATGGTTTATACCAAATTGAAGCTGTTGCTTCTAATTCTGGCGGAGAAACGAAACAAACAGCGGCTGTATTTATTGACCGAACTGCACCGAAATTGACACATGAAGTTGATCAAGAAAATCTTGTAATTAGAGGGAAAGTTGACGATATTCTACTAGATTGGATGACAGAATCTGGTTGGGTAGCACCTGGAATTCCAGTGAGACTACAATATGAAATCAATGGAAATGGTGTATGGGAACAGGCATTCCTGAACCCTTGGGAGAAAAGCTATGACATTTATTTCGATCGTACTCAATTACAAGAAGGTAAAAATACAATTCATCTTGTAGCAACTGATGCAGCTGGAAATACATCTAATTTAAACATTGATCTAGAAGTAAAATAA
- a CDS encoding aromatic amino acid hydroxylase, which produces MTKKTEIPSHLKPFVSTQHYDQYTPVNHAVWRYIMRQNHSFLKDVAHPAYVNGLQSSGINIDAIPKVEEMNECLAPSGWGAVTIDGLIPGVAFFDFQGHGLLPIATDIRKVENIEYTPAPDIVHEAAGHAPILLDSTYAKYVKRFGQIGAKAFSTKEEHDAFEAVRTLTIVKESPTSTPAEVKAAENNVIEKQNLVSGLSEAEQISRLFWWTVEYGLIGNIDDPKIYGAGLLSSVGESKHCLTDAVEKVPFSIEACTGTTYDVTKMQPQLFVCQSFEELTEALETFSETMAFKTGGTEGLEKAIHSENHATTELSSGLQITGTFTETIKNDADEVIYMRTSSPTALAIHNKQLANHSTSVHSDGFGTPVGLLNGNIALEDCTEEKLHSLGITIGSGADFTFASDIHVKGTVTDIVKNDNKIALISFIDCTVTYKDRLLFDASWGTFDMAVGSTITSVFPGAADAAAFFPMDEEVQEIPDPLVLNELERMYQTVRDIRNEGILHDVHIDQLVAIQEVLNTFYAKEWLLRLEILELLLEHNKGHETSAVLLQQLNTFTTDEAVTRLINNGLTLLPVKGVRNDATIN; this is translated from the coding sequence ATGACAAAGAAAACAGAAATCCCATCACATTTAAAACCATTCGTATCCACACAACATTATGATCAATACACACCGGTGAATCACGCTGTGTGGCGTTACATTATGAGACAAAATCATAGCTTCTTAAAAGACGTTGCCCATCCAGCCTATGTGAATGGACTACAATCATCTGGTATTAATATAGATGCAATTCCAAAGGTAGAAGAAATGAATGAATGCTTAGCACCAAGCGGCTGGGGAGCTGTAACAATTGATGGCCTTATTCCTGGCGTCGCATTTTTCGATTTTCAGGGGCACGGATTACTACCAATTGCAACAGATATTCGTAAAGTAGAAAATATCGAGTATACACCAGCTCCAGATATTGTACACGAAGCGGCAGGACACGCACCGATTTTACTTGATTCTACATATGCAAAATATGTAAAACGTTTTGGACAAATTGGTGCAAAAGCTTTCTCAACAAAAGAAGAACATGATGCATTTGAAGCTGTTCGTACATTAACGATTGTCAAAGAAAGCCCTACTTCTACTCCTGCTGAAGTTAAAGCTGCTGAAAATAATGTAATTGAAAAACAAAACTTAGTTTCTGGTTTATCAGAAGCTGAACAAATTTCACGTCTTTTCTGGTGGACAGTGGAATATGGATTAATTGGAAATATTGACGATCCAAAAATCTACGGTGCTGGCCTTCTTTCCTCTGTCGGCGAAAGCAAACATTGCTTAACAGATGCTGTAGAAAAAGTTCCTTTTTCAATTGAAGCTTGCACAGGGACAACTTATGATGTGACAAAAATGCAACCACAGCTATTTGTTTGTCAATCATTTGAAGAGTTAACTGAGGCGCTTGAGACGTTCTCTGAAACGATGGCATTCAAAACAGGTGGCACAGAAGGATTAGAAAAAGCAATTCACTCCGAAAATCATGCCACAACTGAGTTAAGTAGCGGATTACAAATTACAGGTACATTTACAGAAACAATTAAAAATGATGCCGACGAAGTCATTTACATGCGAACAAGTTCGCCAACAGCATTAGCAATTCATAATAAGCAGTTGGCAAATCATTCTACCTCTGTACACAGTGATGGATTCGGGACACCGGTCGGATTACTAAATGGTAATATCGCACTAGAAGATTGTACAGAAGAAAAGTTACATTCATTAGGCATTACAATTGGAAGCGGTGCAGATTTTACTTTTGCAAGTGACATTCATGTAAAAGGAACAGTAACTGATATTGTAAAGAATGATAATAAAATTGCCCTTATCTCGTTTATAGATTGTACAGTTACTTATAAAGATCGTTTACTATTTGATGCTTCATGGGGCACATTTGATATGGCTGTTGGTTCAACAATTACTTCCGTATTCCCAGGTGCCGCAGATGCCGCAGCATTTTTCCCAATGGATGAGGAAGTACAAGAAATTCCTGATCCACTTGTACTAAATGAACTTGAACGTATGTATCAAACAGTTCGAGATATTCGAAATGAAGGTATTTTACACGACGTGCATATCGATCAATTAGTAGCAATTCAAGAAGTATTAAATACATTTTATGCGAAAGAATGGCTGCTTCGCCTTGAAATATTAGAATTACTTTTAGAGCATAACAAAGGACACGAAACATCAGCAGTACTATTACAACAACTTAATACTTTCACAACTGACGAAGCTGTAACACGCCTTATTAACAATGGTCTTACGTTACTTCCAGTAAAGGGTGTGAGAAATGATGCTACGATTAACTGA
- a CDS encoding 4a-hydroxytetrahydrobiopterin dehydratase, giving the protein MMLRLTEEEVQGELLKVDKWMVKDEKWIERKYMFSDYLKGVEFVSEAAKLSEEHNHHPFILIQYKAVIITLSSWNAKGLTKLDFELAKQFDELFLQNEKAIIRK; this is encoded by the coding sequence ATGATGCTACGATTAACTGAAGAAGAAGTTCAAGGAGAATTATTGAAGGTAGATAAATGGATGGTAAAAGATGAAAAATGGATTGAACGAAAATATATGTTTTCCGACTACTTAAAAGGAGTCGAATTTGTCTCTGAAGCCGCCAAACTATCAGAAGAACATAATCACCATCCATTTATCCTTATCCAGTATAAAGCAGTCATTATTACTTTGTCATCTTGGAATGCAAAAGGTTTAACGAAACTAGATTTTGAACTGGCAAAGCAGTTTGATGAACTATTTTTACAAAACGAAAAAGCAATTATAAGAAAGTAA
- a CDS encoding VOC family protein, with translation MSFQLHPETTLGVVHLYVSNIKKSLEFYTEVLSMKVLKEEETVVTFGNENEEPLLIIEEKKEALPKQRGRTGLYHYAILLPNRQDLANVLRHLVEMVYPLHGGADHYFSEALYLADPDGNGIEIYHDRQKEVWRDENGELPFVSNPLAGEELLQQGSTWSGFPAGTVMGHVHFHVADLEEAKRFYVDGLGFEVTIPARNGALFVSAGGYHHHIGLNTWQGEGILPQMPNSVGLKYFTIVLADEKQKEQVCESLKNIGKIATYKDGILQAQDPFGHCIHFKIKGEA, from the coding sequence ATGAGCTTTCAACTTCATCCCGAAACAACACTTGGTGTTGTTCATTTATACGTATCAAATATAAAGAAATCACTAGAGTTTTATACAGAAGTATTAAGCATGAAAGTGCTAAAAGAAGAGGAAACAGTCGTTACATTTGGGAATGAAAATGAAGAACCACTCCTTATCATTGAAGAAAAGAAAGAAGCTTTACCAAAGCAAAGAGGGAGAACAGGGCTATATCATTATGCAATTTTATTACCAAACAGACAGGATTTAGCGAACGTTCTTCGTCATCTTGTAGAAATGGTATATCCACTGCATGGCGGAGCTGACCATTACTTTAGTGAAGCTCTTTATTTAGCTGATCCAGATGGAAACGGGATTGAAATTTATCATGATCGCCAAAAAGAAGTTTGGCGTGATGAGAATGGAGAGCTACCATTTGTTAGTAACCCGTTAGCTGGTGAAGAATTATTGCAGCAAGGAAGCACATGGAGTGGATTTCCAGCTGGTACTGTGATGGGGCATGTTCATTTCCATGTAGCTGATTTAGAAGAAGCGAAACGTTTCTATGTGGATGGTCTTGGTTTTGAAGTAACAATCCCAGCTCGTAATGGCGCGTTGTTCGTATCGGCAGGTGGCTATCATCACCATATTGGTTTAAATACGTGGCAAGGCGAAGGAATACTACCGCAAATGCCAAATTCCGTTGGGTTGAAATATTTCACAATTGTACTAGCAGATGAAAAACAAAAAGAGCAAGTATGTGAAAGCTTAAAAAATATTGGCAAAATTGCTACGTACAAAGATGGAATATTACAAGCCCAGGATCCATTTGGACATTGTATCCATTTCAAAATTAAAGGAGAAGCCTAA
- a CDS encoding DoxX family protein: protein MNQHIGNLIIRIVLGVTFFMHGLTKFQSGIDNIAGWFTSIGLPGGLAYGVATVELVGGLLLILGLGVRYIGLLFALVMVGAIVKVKWSAGLLGDGKNPGFELELALLAMGAYLFVAKADGFVDNFLKEKMSKKN from the coding sequence ATGAATCAACATATTGGTAACTTAATTATTCGTATCGTGTTAGGGGTAACGTTCTTTATGCACGGTTTAACAAAATTCCAATCGGGAATTGACAATATTGCAGGGTGGTTTACAAGTATTGGTTTACCAGGAGGACTTGCATACGGTGTAGCAACAGTGGAATTAGTTGGGGGTCTATTGTTAATTCTAGGTTTAGGTGTAAGATATATTGGATTATTATTTGCACTTGTTATGGTTGGAGCAATTGTGAAAGTAAAATGGTCAGCTGGTTTATTAGGAGATGGAAAAAATCCTGGCTTCGAATTAGAACTTGCATTGTTAGCAATGGGTGCGTACTTATTTGTTGCGAAAGCTGATGGTTTTGTAGATAATTTCTTAAAAGAGAAAATGTCAAAGAAGAACTAA
- a CDS encoding helix-turn-helix domain-containing protein has protein sequence MNIGSAIREIRQRRGITIAQICEGTGLSKGFMSQVENNKTSPSISTLETISNFLNVPLPYLLLEQKDRLKVVKKVERKYSVYGKDEQRIEHVAEQGGLRLNLVEIPAGFPKENSPNAHEGEECHLVLRGKLEVQHGEDIAIVEEGDSFSWNACVPHIVRNIGEETALLLISSHAENRKRVY, from the coding sequence ATGAATATTGGTTCTGCAATACGTGAAATTCGTCAACGTAGAGGCATAACAATCGCACAAATTTGTGAAGGAACAGGTCTTTCTAAAGGATTTATGAGTCAGGTTGAAAATAATAAAACTTCACCATCTATCTCAACTTTAGAAACGATCTCCAATTTTTTAAACGTTCCTCTTCCCTATTTATTATTAGAACAAAAAGATCGGTTGAAAGTTGTCAAAAAAGTAGAGCGTAAATACAGTGTATACGGAAAAGATGAGCAAAGAATTGAACATGTTGCAGAGCAAGGTGGCCTTCGCCTAAATCTCGTAGAAATTCCTGCTGGGTTTCCGAAGGAAAACTCACCAAATGCCCATGAAGGGGAAGAATGTCACCTTGTATTACGTGGAAAACTAGAAGTTCAACATGGAGAAGATATTGCAATTGTAGAAGAAGGGGATTCTTTCTCTTGGAATGCATGTGTTCCTCATATCGTTCGTAATATAGGAGAAGAAACGGCATTATTACTCATCTCTAGTCATGCAGAAAATCGAAAACGTGTTTATTAA
- a CDS encoding MaoC/PaaZ C-terminal domain-containing protein: MSIKVGDVFKYERRFTEEEVFEFANITGDKGRHHMEYDENGRLMVHGLLTASIGTKVGEELHYIARELVSEFIRPVFTGDTITCELTLTNIEQMEGYKKVSIESVYRNQHEKTVLVGTSYGVIRG; encoded by the coding sequence ATGAGTATAAAAGTTGGGGATGTATTTAAATACGAAAGAAGATTTACTGAGGAAGAGGTTTTTGAATTTGCAAATATTACAGGAGATAAAGGTAGGCATCATATGGAATATGATGAAAATGGGCGTTTAATGGTTCATGGTTTATTGACTGCTAGTATTGGAACGAAAGTAGGCGAAGAATTACATTACATAGCAAGAGAATTAGTAAGTGAGTTTATTAGACCAGTTTTTACAGGAGATACGATTACTTGTGAATTAACTTTAACAAATATTGAACAGATGGAAGGATACAAAAAGGTTTCAATCGAGTCAGTTTATCGCAATCAACATGAAAAGACTGTACTAGTTGGGACAAGCTATGGAGTTATAAGGGGATAA
- a CDS encoding GNAT family N-acetyltransferase: MYMYHNGLIIREGTNGVPAYAIKALFEDAGWSNDNIPSWQIEKFTIAFENSTWAFTIWDEEEMIAMVRVISDGIMVANIVNLVVKCEYRGKGLGKKLVALCLQKLPHGDWFAHTSANNFDFYRSCGFEVRELSRNGTCAYYGYQVAKRDGHR; encoded by the coding sequence ATGTACATGTATCATAATGGACTCATTATTCGCGAGGGAACGAATGGTGTACCAGCATACGCAATTAAAGCTTTGTTTGAAGATGCTGGTTGGAGCAATGATAATATCCCTTCTTGGCAAATTGAAAAATTCACGATAGCATTTGAAAATTCAACATGGGCATTTACAATTTGGGATGAAGAAGAGATGATTGCGATGGTTAGAGTTATTTCTGATGGAATCATGGTCGCGAACATAGTAAATTTAGTTGTGAAGTGTGAATATAGAGGAAAGGGATTAGGTAAGAAGCTTGTTGCTCTTTGCTTACAAAAGCTGCCACACGGTGACTGGTTTGCGCATACATCTGCGAACAATTTTGATTTTTATAGAAGTTGTGGTTTTGAGGTGAGAGAGTTATCAAGAAATGGAACATGTGCGTACTATGGATATCAAGTTGCGAAAAGAGATGGTCATCGGTAA
- a CDS encoding GNAT family N-acetyltransferase — protein sequence MVTIHIHTKHDREINNKFVGRGAEMFHTDRLQIRKYTMDDLQFYASLWGNEKVMRYIGNGTLKTYMQCKKSLEEWVIPSYKNGLGLFVLIEKETGIRIGHAGLVKQQIDGKEEIEIGYWLLPQYWGKGYAKEAAAAFRDYGFQALRMNKLISLINPDHPASIFVARKTGLSYEKTTSFHGMDVLVYSIKRVG from the coding sequence ATAGTAACAATTCATATACATACAAAACATGATCGTGAAATAAATAACAAATTCGTGGGAAGGGGTGCAGAAATGTTTCATACAGATCGTTTGCAAATTCGTAAATATACAATGGATGATTTACAGTTCTACGCTTCACTATGGGGAAATGAGAAGGTAATGCGCTATATTGGAAATGGAACATTAAAAACATATATGCAGTGTAAAAAAAGTTTAGAGGAGTGGGTGATTCCTAGCTATAAAAACGGTCTTGGTTTATTTGTATTGATTGAAAAGGAAACGGGAATACGAATTGGTCATGCAGGATTAGTAAAGCAGCAGATAGATGGAAAAGAGGAAATTGAAATTGGGTATTGGTTATTACCTCAGTATTGGGGAAAAGGGTATGCGAAAGAAGCAGCGGCAGCATTTCGAGACTATGGCTTCCAAGCGTTACGAATGAATAAGTTAATTTCTCTTATTAATCCAGACCACCCTGCCTCAATCTTTGTTGCTAGAAAAACAGGGCTTAGTTATGAGAAAACAACTTCATTTCATGGGATGGATGTTCTCGTTTATTCCATTAAACGCGTTGGATGA
- a CDS encoding ankyrin repeat domain-containing protein: protein MRTEECITTELVREFVMAAHGDLEKVQELLAESPSLLHASYNWGGSDWESALGAAAHVGRKDVALYLLEKGARIDIFAAAMLGELEVVQAILVAQPEALHAPGPHGISLLQHARMGGEKAQRVFEYLTVLS, encoded by the coding sequence ATGCGAACAGAAGAATGTATTACCACTGAGTTAGTAAGAGAATTTGTTATGGCAGCTCACGGGGATCTAGAAAAAGTACAGGAGCTGTTGGCTGAATCTCCAAGCTTACTTCATGCCTCTTACAATTGGGGCGGGTCAGATTGGGAAAGTGCGTTAGGAGCAGCGGCACATGTAGGTCGTAAAGATGTTGCTCTCTATTTACTAGAAAAGGGTGCTCGAATAGATATTTTTGCGGCCGCTATGCTTGGAGAATTAGAAGTTGTACAAGCTATTTTAGTAGCACAACCAGAAGCATTGCATGCACCTGGTCCACATGGTATTTCCCTTCTTCAACATGCACGAATGGGTGGAGAAAAAGCACAGCGTGTATTTGAGTATTTAACGGTGCTCTCTTAA